The Actinopolyspora erythraea genome has a segment encoding these proteins:
- a CDS encoding glycosyltransferase 87 family protein translates to MVYQHRKTLCVIALCEFFALVLVSAIDPHAHIDGEVYQIGARAWLNGQPLYHDLPPTDVGLRLPFIYPPFAAFAFVPLALVPKPAAVAMIMIVSHAALLATLYVTLRAADFAPANRRRALLVTAAVLPLATLAEPVRETLTYAQINLVLMALVAVDCLWRVDGRRPLPYPRGLLLGIAAGLKLTPAVFLLFFLLRRDLRAIVTTLLTFLATVALGFLLAFDDAREFWLHEVFASSDVSFGPQFTGDASIYAGNVSLRSLLSKLTVPEPWLTLCLGALIVLMAGLAIFGMLSALRPRDGRPRDYSTALVINAVFGLLVSPISWSHHWVWIVPGLVLLFGRGYTRGNWPLLISLGLAAELYLIGPHWLVPQGDGKELTWNFFEHLIGNAYVYLGVGFLLYRAWLGLRERGSADTPPAPVPPPTEPDEHAGADEADSPRTEGSAAPGGAGS, encoded by the coding sequence ATGGTGTACCAACACCGGAAAACACTCTGCGTAATCGCACTGTGCGAGTTCTTCGCGCTCGTCCTGGTCTCGGCCATCGACCCACACGCTCACATAGACGGAGAGGTCTACCAGATCGGAGCGCGCGCCTGGCTCAACGGGCAACCGCTCTACCACGACCTCCCCCCTACCGACGTGGGGCTGCGGCTGCCGTTCATCTACCCGCCGTTCGCCGCCTTCGCGTTCGTCCCACTCGCCCTGGTCCCCAAACCGGCGGCCGTCGCGATGATCATGATCGTCAGTCATGCCGCACTGCTGGCGACCCTGTACGTGACGCTCCGGGCGGCTGACTTCGCCCCCGCGAACCGGCGCCGCGCCCTGCTGGTCACCGCGGCGGTGCTGCCACTGGCGACCCTCGCCGAACCGGTGCGCGAAACCCTCACCTACGCGCAGATCAACCTGGTGCTGATGGCGTTGGTGGCCGTCGACTGCCTGTGGCGCGTGGACGGACGACGCCCGCTGCCCTACCCCAGGGGACTGCTGCTGGGCATCGCCGCCGGGCTCAAACTCACACCGGCCGTGTTCCTGCTGTTCTTCCTGCTGCGTCGGGATCTGCGGGCGATCGTGACCACCCTGCTGACCTTCCTCGCGACCGTGGCGCTGGGTTTCCTGCTCGCCTTCGACGACGCACGCGAGTTCTGGCTGCACGAGGTGTTCGCCAGCAGTGACGTGTCGTTCGGACCGCAGTTCACCGGGGACGCCTCGATCTACGCGGGCAACGTCTCGCTGCGCTCGCTGCTGAGCAAGCTGACCGTGCCGGAACCCTGGCTGACCCTCTGCCTCGGCGCGCTGATCGTGCTGATGGCGGGGTTGGCGATCTTCGGGATGCTGTCCGCGTTGCGTCCGCGTGACGGGCGACCTCGGGACTACTCGACCGCGCTGGTGATCAACGCCGTGTTCGGCCTGCTCGTCTCGCCGATCTCCTGGTCACACCACTGGGTGTGGATAGTCCCCGGGCTGGTGCTGCTGTTCGGGCGGGGCTACACCCGCGGGAACTGGCCCCTGCTGATCTCGCTCGGGCTCGCGGCGGAGCTGTACCTGATCGGACCGCACTGGTTGGTTCCGCAGGGGGACGGCAAGGAACTCACCTGGAACTTCTTCGAGCACCTGATCGGCAACGCCTACGTGTACCTGGGTGTCGGCTTCCTGCTCTACCGGGCCTGGCTGGGCCTGCGGGAGCGTGGTTCGGCGGATACCCCGCCCGCCCCGGTCCCGCCCCCTACCGAGCCCGACGAACACGCCGGTGCCGACGAAGCCGATTCCCCGAGGACCGAAGGCTCGGCCGCACCGGGCGGTGCCGGGAGCTGA
- a CDS encoding AI-2E family transporter: MSAFKDTESDEATKVPTSLRVTAAIGWRTLVVLGMLYALGWLVGRLSVVVIPVAIALLLSALLAPAVSTLVRLRVPRGLATGVVLVGGLAAVGGILTFVINAFIAGLPDLREQLTASLNTIREWAATGPLHLSEGQINDYLDQVGNWLENNQQRITTGALATATTFGSFLTGMLLMLFTLIFFLHDGRRIWLFLLGPLPEPLRYRLDLAGTRGFDSLVGYIRATGLVAVGDALGIGIGLAIIGVPLVVPLAALVFLAAFIPIVGAVASGAVAILVALVAKGPIAALLTLGVVLGVQQLEGNVLQPLLIGRAVRLHPLAVVLAISVGAIAAGIIGTLLAVPVLAMLNSAVRALVESGKGENSEPESAAVGTEPESNSQSSTGEAAE; the protein is encoded by the coding sequence GTGAGTGCCTTCAAGGACACGGAGTCGGACGAAGCGACCAAGGTTCCGACCTCGCTGCGGGTAACGGCCGCCATCGGCTGGCGCACGTTGGTCGTCCTCGGCATGCTGTACGCCCTCGGATGGTTGGTCGGCAGGCTTTCCGTGGTGGTCATCCCGGTAGCGATCGCCCTGCTGCTGTCCGCCCTGCTCGCGCCGGCCGTCTCGACGCTCGTCAGACTGCGCGTGCCGCGCGGGCTGGCCACCGGCGTCGTGCTGGTCGGGGGGCTGGCCGCGGTCGGCGGCATCCTCACGTTCGTCATCAACGCGTTCATCGCGGGACTGCCGGACCTCAGGGAACAGCTGACGGCCAGTCTGAACACCATCCGGGAATGGGCGGCCACCGGTCCGCTGCACCTCAGTGAGGGGCAGATCAACGACTACCTGGACCAGGTGGGGAACTGGCTGGAGAACAACCAGCAGCGAATCACCACCGGAGCGCTGGCGACGGCCACCACCTTCGGCAGCTTCCTGACCGGGATGCTGCTGATGCTGTTCACCCTGATCTTCTTCCTGCACGACGGCAGGCGGATCTGGTTGTTCCTGCTGGGACCGCTGCCGGAACCGCTGCGCTACCGGCTCGACCTGGCGGGAACGCGGGGATTCGACTCCCTGGTCGGCTACATCCGGGCGACCGGGCTGGTGGCGGTCGGGGACGCGCTGGGAATCGGCATCGGACTGGCGATCATAGGCGTTCCACTGGTGGTGCCGCTCGCGGCGCTGGTGTTCCTCGCGGCCTTCATACCGATCGTCGGTGCGGTCGCCTCGGGAGCGGTGGCTATACTCGTCGCCCTGGTCGCGAAGGGACCGATCGCGGCGCTGCTGACGCTGGGCGTGGTCCTGGGTGTGCAGCAGCTCGAGGGCAACGTGCTGCAACCACTGCTGATAGGGCGCGCGGTGCGGCTGCATCCGCTCGCCGTGGTGCTGGCGATCAGCGTGGGGGCGATCGCCGCGGGCATCATCGGGACGCTGCTGGCCGTGCCGGTGCTGGCCATGCTCAACTCCGCCGTGCGGGCGCTGGTGGAGAGCGGCAAGGGGGAGAACTCCGAGCCGGAGTCAGCGGCAGTGGGAACGGAGCCGGAGTCGAACTCCCAGTCCTCGACCGGGGAAGCCGCGGAGTGA